The genomic DNA ATTTTCCGGCGCCGTTGTCACCGACGAGCGCCGTGACCTTGCCCGCACGAATGTGGAGATCGACGCCCTTCAAGACAGTGACGGGCCCGAAGGACTTGCGGATTCCCGAGAGTTCAATGATGTATTCGCTCATGCTCGCTTCCTTGCGACAGTTCCGAAATGCGTGCCAGAGGGCGCCGCACCTGACCGGCGCGGCGCCCTCTATCCACGGTTTACTTCACGCCGTATTCTTCGCACTTGGGTGCAACATCGCCGGTGCAGATCTCGGCTGCCGACGCATCGCCAGCATCGACGACTGTCTGCACCTCGTCAGGCCCGACAAGCTGCGGTGTGACGGCGATATACGGTGTGCCGTCGTCGAGCGTGAGATCGGTGCTCACCGTTTCACCGTTGAGCAGCTTCACGACGACGTCAACGGCCGCCGTTGCTTCGTCAGCCACCGGCTTGTAGACAGTGGCTGTCTGCCACCCGAGCAGGATGTTCTGGAGCCCAGCCACGTTGGCGTCTTGGCCCGAAACTGGAACTCCCGTCAGATTGTTCTTCTGCAGGATGGAGATAACTCCCGCAGCGTTGGTGTCATTCGCCGACCACACAGCATCGACGCTTCCGCCAAGAGATGTGAGGGCCTGCTCGAAGTTCGTTGCCGACTTCGCCTGATCCCACACGCCCTTGGGCTCGGCAGCCGGTGTGATTCCGGCAGCCGACATCGCTTTGTCTGCGCCCTCACGGAACATCGCCGCGTTACCGTCGGTCGGGTCACCACCCATGTAGATGACTGAGGCGGTTGCCGGGTCCTTACCGGCGGCGGTCAGTCCATCGACAATCGTCTGTCCTTCAAGCTCTCCCACCTGCACGT from Microbacterium endophyticum includes the following:
- a CDS encoding sugar ABC transporter substrate-binding protein, with translation MKKSTWALVGALSATTALALSGCSGSTDTASSDGGGGDAAARACVILPDAASSPRWENFDRAYLEEGLTSAGFEVDIQNAQGDTSKYSTIADQQLTQGCGVMLLVDYNGAAEGVATKAKAQGIPVIAYDRPFTGADYYVSFDNVQVGELEGQTIVDGLTAAGKDPATASVIYMGGDPTDGNAAMFREGADKAMSAAGITPAAEPKGVWDQAKSATNFEQALTSLGGSVDAVWSANDTNAAGVISILQKNNLTGVPVSGQDANVAGLQNILLGWQTATVYKPVADEATAAVDVVVKLLNGETVSTDLTLDDGTPYIAVTPQLVGPDEVQTVVDAGDASAAEICTGDVAPKCEEYGVK